In Papaver somniferum cultivar HN1 chromosome 1, ASM357369v1, whole genome shotgun sequence, a genomic segment contains:
- the LOC113325274 gene encoding uncharacterized protein LOC113325274, translating to MKVLYWNIRGLKRIQAKDKLRNLVKSFSPSLLWVAEPKIKVSSSAIKSLNLPGMSKMIIHNSSHTTKGNIWLFWNSSLSKPVVVSSSSQAITVKVGDVMVTGIHAACITVDRRDLWEELMDISQMNYPWMIIGDFNVLLIYEEKVGGRRQLRVSMQDFRDCLESCNLIQATRNGIKFSWCNNRAGKKRILCDLDKAFYNLKWLEKFDGWSYKVGVTSTSDHGPLFGYVVNIGKPVNAPFKYQPIWASHPGFLEVIKDAWNEPISDPKNIEILNNLVIARGRQEIASQQYNELMRDKARVKWIKEGGANTTFFHATIKLRQSQNNITELESTEGNVITEQSQIASILVEHYKKKFEEQSVIIHEEILETIPKILIEEDNFFLDVTPTAIEVKEAVYRMNANSAPGPDGFPGSFYKFSWDIIGARKAEQFRPIGLDNFIKIFTRIITTRISTMIERLVSVQQVAFIKVRNIHDKIVLASEMINELNIKRRGGNIGLKLDITQAYDSLSWDFLFEVLRRFVFFEVGISWLRKFFESAMIFVLVNGGPCGFFGVGRGLRQCDPLSPILFILAEEVISRNLSKMVKEGRVQAMETRGYCQPSHLMFAYDIFIFCNVHKKSLDNLMA from the exons ATGAAAGTGCTTTACTGGAATATCAGAGGCTTGAAAAGAATTCAAGCCAAAGATAAATTGAGAAATTTAGTAAAAAGTTTTAGTCCTTCATTATTATGGGTGGCTGAGCCTAAAATAAAAGTTTCTAGTAGTGCAATTAAGAGCTTAAACTTACCTGGGATGAGTAAAATGATCATACATAATTCTAGTCATACTACAAAAGGTAATATATGGCTATTTTGGAATTCTTCTTTATCTAAACCAGTGGTGGTTTCTTCTTCAAGTCAAGCCATTACTGTTAAAGTTGGAGATGTTATGGTTACTGGAATTCATGCAGCATGTATCACTGTGGACAGAAGAGACTTATGGGAAGAACTGATGGATATTAGTCAAATGAATTATCCTTGGATGATTATTGGAGATTTTAATGTGTTGTTGATCTATGAGGAAAAAGTTGGAGGTAGAAGACAATTGAGAGTATCAATGCAGGATTTTAGAGATTGTCTAGAGTCTTGCAACTTAATTCAAGCTACAAGAAATGGAATCAAATTTTCCTGGTGTAACAATAGAGCTGGTAAAAAAAGAATTTTATGTGACCTTGATAAAGCATTCTACAATCTCAAATGGCTGGAAAAATTTGATGGTTGGTCTTATAAAGTGGGGGTAACAAGTACATCAGATCATGGTCCCCTTTTTGGTTATGTTGTGAATATTGGTAAGCCTGTGAATGCTCCTTTCAAATATCAACCTATTTGGGCTTCTCATCCTGGTTTCCTGGAAGTAATTAAAGATGCATGGAATGAACCAATTTCAG ACCCTAAAAATATTGAGATTTTAAATAACTTGGTCATAGCAAGGGGGAGACAAGAGATAGCTTCTCAACAATATAATGAATTAATGAGGGATAAGGCCAGAGTAAAATGGATTAAGGAGGGTGGTGCTAATACAACATTCTTTCATGCAACTATCAAACTAAGACAATCCCAAAACAATATTACTGAGCTGGAAAGTACAGAGGGCAATGTAATAACTGAGCAATCACAAATTGCAAGTATTTTGGTGGAACATTATAAAAAGAAATTTGAAGAGCAGAGTGTCATAATTCATGAAGAGATATTGGAAACAATTCCTAAAATCTTAATTGAGGAGGATAACTTTTTTCTTGATGTTACTCCCACTGCAATCGAAGTGAAAGAAGCAGTGTATCGCATGAATGCAAAtagtgctcctggtccagatggttttccAGGCAGTTTCTacaaattttcatgggacattaTTG GTGCAAGAAAAGCTGAACAATTTAGGCCCATTGGATTAGataatttcatcaaaattttcacCAGAATCATTACTACTAGAATAAGTACTATGATTGAGAGATTAGTTTCTGTTCAACAAGTTGCATTCATTAAAGTGAGGAACATTCATGATAAAATTGTGTTAGCTTCTGAAATGATTAATGAGCTTAATATTAAGAGGAGAGGAGGAAATATTGGACTTAAACTGGATATAACTCAAGCTTATGATTCATTGAGTTGGGATTTCTTGTTTGAGGTGCTTAGAAGATTTGTATTTTTTGAAGTTGGAATTAGTTGGCTAAGGAAATTTTTTGAATCTGCAATGATTTTTGTTCTTGTTAATGGTGGCCCTTGTGGTTTTTTTGGTGTTGGAAGGGGTCTAAGACAATGTGATCCATTATCACCCATCTTATTCATTCTTGCAGAGGAAGTTATTAGCAGAAACTTATCAAAAATGGTGAAGGAAGGCAGAGTGCAAGCAATGGAGACTAGAGGTTATTGTCAACCTTCACACTTAATGTTTGCTTATGATATCTTTATATTCTGCAATGTCCATAAAAAATCTTTGGATAATTTAATGGCATGA